The following proteins come from a genomic window of Fulvitalea axinellae:
- a CDS encoding heme-copper oxidase subunit III, translating into MEYRQTRLLMQFFIASEALFFVALIVAYVYFRNLTDDWAESAKYLDIRRTGIFTIFLFSSSGTITVANWALRKQKRGVLVGALVVTIVFGAIFLAGQATEYYMLYERGVKISMNIFGSAFFTLTGFHGFHVFVGLIILSVFLTLVLLGSFKGNGPFSAFLATEWYWHFVDAVWVFVFFFVYLRPLL; encoded by the coding sequence ATGGAATATCGCCAAACCCGTTTGTTGATGCAGTTCTTTATCGCCTCCGAGGCCTTGTTTTTTGTGGCCTTGATTGTGGCTTATGTCTATTTCCGGAACTTGACGGATGATTGGGCGGAGTCGGCGAAATATCTTGATATAAGACGCACGGGAATCTTTACCATCTTTCTCTTTTCCAGTAGCGGTACCATTACCGTGGCGAATTGGGCTTTAAGAAAACAAAAGAGAGGAGTGTTGGTAGGGGCGTTAGTCGTGACTATCGTATTCGGAGCGATATTCTTGGCCGGGCAGGCTACGGAATATTATATGCTTTATGAGCGTGGCGTAAAGATCAGCATGAATATTTTCGGGAGCGCGTTCTTTACGCTTACGGGTTTTCACGGTTTTCATGTCTTTGTTGGCCTGATAATCCTTAGCGTATTCCTTACGCTCGTTTTGTTGGGAAGCTTTAAGGGTAACGGGCCGTTTTCGGCCTTTTTGGCTACGGAGTGGTATTGGCACTTTGTGGATGCGGTGTGGGTCTTCGTGTTTTTCTTTGTGTACCTAAGGCCTTTGCTATGA
- a CDS encoding SusC/RagA family TonB-linked outer membrane protein codes for MDHIKHKYKALRTAMCLSMLLLVFCHVSVAQGQVPVRGVVTDARNGQPLSDVQVSVYGVSGKTAQTDSLGRYSLEVDPRLAALQMSYVGFKTRLVYLNGRTTLDVSLLDESSVSDMDPAVWKNGYVIPKDLPYAATVLRPEDFSGKGYITLSDALSGLVPGMYSSARSGASGYGSNMNIRGISSLSANTRPLVVVDGVIFENRFADYSVTGGVDLDPLSTLKVENIDRVTVIKDGAASLYGSLGANGVIIIETASSTATETRVGVEANFGVQFKPRKMPLLNAAEHKNLTLEQMRGQGHDYEFIKTYSPFMVGEAEGEEHYRYASDTDWQDWTQQRGFIQNYSAYVRGGDAISNYAATAGYTSNDGIIKNTSYERFDFGLNAKMKLLSRLTVKPTLLFSRSLGFNRDQGDSEVSNPILASLYKSPMMSPYKISEDGYRLPHYAETGMFNVSNPKALIDNSLGDSETFRTIAGVNGTIDLSKGLDIYFNTGFDLLKYSEDSFTPDVGVVSQQDGQARNVIGHMERAYYSTYFAGGLNVNRSFGRKHHLSGRVGVRGKQNDYDEYFAIDANSASDVFVKMGKGDKSLRYIRPSGGVWNTMSFEAAAHYTYLNKYILAANATVDGNSRFDEDYRFGLFYSLAGAWRISAEPFMAQIQSIDDLKLRASYGVSGNDDIGNVNSLFYYESTSYYTGSGLVRGGIPNPNLRWEETTHVNVGLDLSVFDGVAKLSLDYFDNEVNDLLGYSLLPSYYGESIYVRNGGSLSNKGLEMALDVKAIRGNRFGLEFGLVLSHYKNELLSLPATAGQESLVNGGIITPIEGGERIMKVGEPVNVFYGHKTKGVFSTTEQANAAGLEGKPLVNEDGNPFGAGDMIFDDLDGNGVINAADKQIIGDPNPDVSGSFVTRLRYGRLRANIMFDFATGHDIYNHVRNNLESMDTYRNQSSAVENRWKAEGNITDMPKAVYGDPMGNGRFSDRWIEDGTFVRLRNISLNYSVPLKNIKIIRSLDIHVTGHNLFTYTKYLGFSPDVSAVVGGAGMGADYGRVPVTRSLMAGFKLGI; via the coding sequence ATGGATCATATAAAGCATAAATATAAAGCGCTGCGCACGGCGATGTGCTTGTCCATGCTTTTGCTGGTGTTTTGTCACGTATCTGTCGCTCAGGGGCAAGTTCCTGTGCGGGGTGTAGTGACGGATGCCCGCAATGGACAGCCATTGAGTGATGTGCAGGTAAGTGTATACGGAGTTTCCGGCAAGACGGCGCAGACGGATAGTTTAGGCCGATATTCTCTGGAAGTCGACCCTAGGTTGGCGGCTTTGCAGATGAGTTATGTGGGCTTCAAGACCAGATTGGTTTATCTGAATGGAAGGACTACGTTGGATGTCAGTCTTTTGGACGAATCAAGTGTCTCGGATATGGACCCGGCCGTATGGAAAAACGGCTATGTGATACCCAAGGATTTGCCATATGCGGCGACAGTCTTAAGGCCTGAGGATTTTTCCGGAAAAGGGTATATCACCCTGTCCGACGCCCTGAGCGGTTTGGTCCCGGGCATGTATAGCAGTGCCCGTTCAGGGGCTTCGGGGTACGGTTCCAATATGAATATTCGGGGTATCTCCTCGTTGTCCGCAAACACCCGGCCTTTGGTTGTAGTCGATGGGGTGATTTTTGAGAACCGCTTCGCTGACTATAGCGTGACGGGAGGCGTGGACTTGGACCCTCTTTCCACCTTGAAGGTGGAGAATATCGATCGTGTGACCGTGATTAAGGACGGTGCTGCCTCTCTGTACGGTTCATTAGGCGCAAACGGGGTTATAATTATCGAAACCGCCAGCTCGACAGCTACGGAGACCCGTGTGGGAGTAGAGGCGAATTTTGGGGTGCAGTTTAAACCTCGCAAAATGCCGTTGCTTAATGCTGCGGAGCATAAAAACCTTACCCTAGAGCAGATGCGTGGGCAAGGGCATGATTATGAATTTATCAAGACGTACTCTCCTTTTATGGTTGGAGAAGCGGAAGGGGAGGAACACTACCGTTACGCTTCGGACACTGATTGGCAGGACTGGACTCAGCAACGCGGGTTTATCCAGAACTATTCGGCTTATGTAAGAGGCGGTGACGCTATCTCAAATTATGCTGCCACCGCAGGGTACACGAGTAATGACGGGATTATCAAGAACACAAGTTACGAGCGTTTTGACTTCGGGTTGAACGCCAAGATGAAGTTGCTGTCGAGACTTACCGTGAAGCCCACTTTGCTGTTTTCCAGAAGTCTTGGGTTTAATAGGGATCAAGGGGACTCGGAAGTGAGTAATCCAATTTTAGCCTCGTTGTACAAATCCCCGATGATGAGTCCTTACAAAATTAGTGAGGACGGCTACCGTTTACCCCATTACGCGGAAACCGGGATGTTTAATGTGAGTAATCCTAAGGCTTTGATTGATAATTCTTTGGGAGATAGCGAGACATTTAGAACCATAGCTGGTGTCAACGGTACTATTGATCTTTCGAAAGGCTTGGATATTTATTTCAATACGGGTTTTGACTTGCTAAAATACAGTGAAGATTCTTTTACGCCGGATGTAGGAGTTGTATCGCAGCAAGATGGGCAAGCTCGTAACGTCATCGGCCATATGGAGCGGGCGTATTACAGCACTTATTTTGCCGGAGGCCTAAATGTTAACCGTAGTTTCGGCCGTAAGCATCACCTTAGCGGGCGTGTAGGCGTTAGAGGAAAGCAAAACGATTACGACGAGTATTTTGCGATTGACGCCAATTCCGCTTCTGACGTGTTTGTCAAAATGGGTAAAGGGGATAAGTCTTTGAGATATATCCGTCCTTCGGGTGGTGTTTGGAATACGATGAGCTTTGAGGCCGCCGCTCATTACACTTACCTGAACAAATATATATTGGCGGCGAACGCTACCGTAGACGGGAACTCTCGTTTCGATGAGGATTACCGCTTCGGTTTGTTCTATTCGCTAGCGGGTGCTTGGCGGATTTCGGCGGAACCGTTTATGGCCCAAATTCAGTCAATTGATGACCTGAAGCTAAGGGCCAGTTACGGAGTTTCAGGAAACGATGATATAGGTAACGTGAACTCGCTGTTTTATTACGAGTCTACGTCCTACTATACCGGTTCCGGACTTGTTCGGGGCGGTATCCCGAATCCTAATTTGCGCTGGGAAGAGACAACGCACGTGAATGTCGGATTGGATCTTTCGGTCTTTGATGGCGTAGCCAAACTATCACTGGACTATTTTGATAATGAGGTGAATGACCTTTTGGGGTACAGTTTGCTTCCCTCTTATTACGGTGAGTCCATTTATGTAAGGAACGGCGGTAGCCTTTCTAACAAGGGCCTCGAAATGGCCTTGGATGTGAAAGCCATAAGGGGTAATCGTTTCGGGTTGGAATTTGGACTTGTCCTTTCTCATTACAAAAACGAGTTGTTGTCTTTGCCGGCCACGGCTGGTCAGGAGTCATTGGTTAACGGAGGTATAATCACGCCGATTGAAGGAGGCGAGCGCATTATGAAAGTGGGCGAGCCGGTGAACGTTTTTTACGGACATAAAACTAAAGGGGTATTCAGCACTACCGAGCAGGCAAATGCGGCGGGACTTGAAGGAAAACCTTTGGTTAACGAAGATGGCAATCCGTTCGGCGCAGGTGATATGATATTCGATGATTTGGACGGAAACGGAGTGATTAACGCCGCCGACAAGCAGATTATCGGAGACCCGAATCCGGACGTTTCTGGCTCATTCGTTACACGTCTGCGTTATGGACGTTTGCGTGCCAATATCATGTTTGATTTTGCCACTGGGCATGACATCTATAACCATGTAAGGAACAATCTGGAATCTATGGACACTTACCGGAACCAGAGTTCGGCGGTGGAGAATAGATGGAAAGCGGAGGGAAATATTACCGATATGCCGAAAGCGGTTTATGGCGACCCAATGGGTAACGGCCGTTTTTCTGACCGCTGGATCGAGGACGGAACCTTCGTAAGACTGCGCAATATTAGCCTCAACTATAGCGTGCCTTTGAAGAACATCAAGATAATCCGCAGTCTGGATATACATGTAACGGGGCATAACCTGTTTACATACACCAAATATCTTGGATTCTCGCCTGATGTTTCGGCGGTTGTTGGCGGAGCCGGTATGGGCGCCGATTACGGACGCGTACCGGTGACGCGTAGCTTGATGGCGGGATTCAAACTTGGCATCTAA
- a CDS encoding RagB/SusD family nutrient uptake outer membrane protein yields the protein MRTFTRLWICLLLLGSLGLGSCSDYFDPDQDTILEEDKHWTSNEKVRSAMIGAYAELQDLVEEVVVLGDLRADLLTVTDNYNGDLIEIDEHRIGKNNVYANPRVFYDVILACNDIIANVDKALVDADFTEEIMEVYLAEAKSLRAWTYLQLAQTYKSVPLILDPLTGYGESFEPEMIERTKLLAWLVQEMEAVKDAPKLHWRGDSDDFAWDRFNINRNALLGELHLLTGNYSTASGYFLEAIVTDGGGEDSDFFKCSNRTGGSSWERIWNAVPTTETSAAYAEHVSIVPFKRTGGQSNGFAKLFLYGIAGDYLLKPTAQAISAWEDVHDNDEDFRRERGSVGFSTIGGKLSYFVRKYVMDKDNMSLSSEIVSEAPFCIYRAADLHLMYAEAVNRMNLHDDAMATINTGIPGQPEADGIRKRINLESIDLLEYTGLKDAPHLLNKLEAVEEILLEENAREFAFEGRRWNTLVRFASRSNNPMMLAKRVAQKFTDQAKAQEVYTELINPDNWYLDFNMNFLGKE from the coding sequence ATGAGAACATTTACAAGACTCTGGATTTGCCTTTTGCTTTTGGGCTCTTTAGGCTTGGGATCTTGCTCCGATTATTTTGATCCGGATCAGGATACGATCCTTGAGGAAGACAAACATTGGACATCCAATGAAAAGGTTCGTAGCGCTATGATCGGCGCTTATGCCGAATTACAGGATTTGGTAGAGGAGGTCGTCGTGTTGGGGGATCTCCGCGCGGATTTGCTTACGGTTACCGACAATTATAACGGGGATCTGATCGAGATCGACGAACATCGTATAGGGAAAAACAACGTGTACGCGAACCCTAGGGTGTTTTATGACGTGATCCTCGCATGTAACGATATCATAGCTAATGTTGATAAGGCCCTTGTCGACGCCGACTTTACGGAAGAGATTATGGAGGTGTACTTGGCTGAAGCCAAGAGCTTAAGGGCGTGGACATACCTACAATTAGCCCAGACTTATAAGTCAGTGCCGCTTATTCTGGATCCATTGACAGGTTATGGGGAGAGTTTTGAACCAGAAATGATCGAACGGACAAAACTTTTGGCTTGGCTTGTCCAAGAGATGGAAGCTGTTAAAGACGCTCCTAAACTTCATTGGAGAGGGGATTCGGATGATTTTGCTTGGGATAGGTTTAATATAAACAGAAACGCCTTGTTGGGCGAGCTACACCTTTTGACCGGAAATTACTCCACGGCTTCTGGGTATTTCCTGGAGGCGATAGTAACCGACGGAGGAGGAGAGGATTCGGACTTCTTTAAGTGCAGCAACCGGACAGGAGGAAGCTCATGGGAAAGAATATGGAATGCGGTACCAACAACAGAGACTAGCGCCGCATACGCCGAACATGTGTCGATAGTGCCTTTCAAGAGAACTGGCGGACAGTCTAACGGATTCGCTAAGCTCTTCTTATACGGCATAGCTGGTGATTATTTGCTTAAACCAACGGCTCAGGCGATCAGCGCTTGGGAGGATGTCCATGACAATGATGAGGATTTTCGAAGGGAGCGAGGTTCCGTAGGTTTTTCCACAATCGGCGGGAAGCTGTCATACTTTGTCCGCAAGTACGTGATGGATAAAGATAATATGTCGCTAAGCAGTGAGATTGTGAGCGAAGCGCCATTTTGTATCTACCGCGCCGCTGACTTGCACCTGATGTACGCTGAGGCAGTAAACAGGATGAATCTGCACGATGACGCCATGGCGACAATCAACACCGGAATCCCGGGCCAGCCCGAGGCGGACGGTATCCGTAAGCGTATCAACTTGGAATCGATTGACCTTTTGGAATATACGGGACTGAAGGACGCTCCGCATTTGCTGAATAAACTGGAAGCGGTGGAAGAAATTCTGTTGGAGGAAAACGCCCGGGAGTTCGCTTTTGAGGGCCGTCGATGGAATACGCTTGTGCGTTTTGCCTCTCGATCGAATAACCCGATGATGCTGGCCAAACGCGTGGCTCAAAAATTTACGGATCAAGCCAAGGCTCAAGAAGTGTATACCGAATTGATCAATCCGGATAATTGGTATCTGGATTTCAATATGAACTTTTTGGGAAAAGAGTAA
- the coxB gene encoding cytochrome c oxidase subunit II — protein MNTILNNIFQSVSEDADTFNRLFYHFLWAAGIVFLLVMGATVYVILKFRVRKFTKALKPEPKMQWLERATIFLASGIILLFLALTIMAVTDIQRQPEKGQQADIVIVGHQWWWEIRYPEEWVMVANELHIPTGKRLWVRLESADVVHDWYVPALGRKADMVPGVTNYIWMQARKPGVYEGACNEYCGAQHAWMRIRVVAHSPQDFGQWINSQQELAKTPSSAIAEKGKALFEEKVCGNCHAIRGTKAVATVGPDLTHVASRKTLLGGKYENNFENLRAWIANPQGMKPGAHMPNFIMTEKEIDAIAAYLYTLK, from the coding sequence ATGAATACGATATTGAATAACATATTCCAGAGTGTTTCTGAAGATGCGGATACCTTTAACCGCTTGTTCTACCATTTCCTTTGGGCGGCGGGAATAGTGTTTCTGTTGGTGATGGGGGCTACGGTATATGTTATCCTCAAATTCAGGGTGAGGAAGTTTACCAAAGCTTTGAAACCCGAACCTAAAATGCAGTGGCTGGAACGGGCTACTATCTTTCTGGCTTCGGGAATTATCCTGCTTTTCTTGGCGCTTACGATTATGGCCGTAACGGATATCCAACGCCAGCCCGAAAAGGGACAGCAAGCGGATATTGTGATTGTGGGACACCAATGGTGGTGGGAAATCCGCTATCCGGAAGAGTGGGTGATGGTTGCCAACGAACTGCATATTCCTACCGGAAAACGACTTTGGGTGCGTCTGGAATCAGCTGACGTTGTGCATGACTGGTACGTCCCGGCCTTGGGCCGAAAAGCGGATATGGTGCCTGGCGTAACGAATTATATATGGATGCAGGCCCGCAAGCCCGGCGTTTACGAAGGCGCTTGCAACGAATATTGCGGAGCGCAACACGCTTGGATGAGGATTAGGGTGGTGGCGCATTCTCCACAAGATTTTGGGCAATGGATAAACTCGCAACAAGAGTTGGCCAAGACACCAAGTTCCGCTATAGCCGAGAAAGGGAAGGCTCTTTTCGAAGAGAAAGTTTGCGGGAATTGCCACGCTATCCGCGGAACAAAAGCGGTGGCTACTGTAGGTCCGGATTTGACGCATGTGGCTAGTCGCAAGACTTTGTTGGGCGGAAAGTATGAGAATAATTTCGAGAACCTGAGGGCTTGGATTGCGAATCCGCAAGGGATGAAGCCCGGAGCGCATATGCCTAATTTCATTATGACAGAAAAGGAGATAGACGCCATCGCGGCGTACCTGTACACCTTAAAATAA
- the ctaD gene encoding cytochrome c oxidase subunit I, with protein MKPDRADVPEPGVPLPSLRSTYGLVQWLSSTDHKQLGIMYLWTGLFFFLVGGLEAMLMRLQLAWPELNLLGPEAYNQLFTMHGTTMVFLVLMPTLIGLATYFLPLMIGANEMAFPRLNAMSLWVTILGGFLLNFSFLAGGAPDAGWFSYAPLSEQNYSFSNGLDYYSIGLIVTGIGSIGAALNFVVTTVTMRVKGMGLGRLPLFVWMVFINSFLILAAFPLLNAGLFMLLIDRQLGAHFFLPSSGGSALLWQHFFWAFGHPEVYILALPGFGIISEVIPVFSRKKIYGYGTLAGSTVFIALLSFGVWAHHMFAAGLGNPVNTFFAAGSMLIGIPTGIKIVNWIATMWGGAVYFSTSMLFALAFIVDFTLGGLSGVAFAIVPIDWRVTDTYFVVAHIHYVFLGGTLFTIFAGIYYWFPKISGRMLSERLGKWHFWLFLLGFNMTFLFQHLLGMMGMPRRVYTYPDLPWYGILNFISTVGAAMMGVAMLIFIWNIFHSLRKGVKADKNPWGAWTLEWHASSPPSLKNFGELSPVRTERALLDWEEDKKN; from the coding sequence ATGAAACCTGACCGAGCCGACGTGCCCGAGCCGGGCGTACCTTTACCTTCCTTGCGGTCCACTTATGGGCTGGTGCAGTGGCTTTCCAGTACGGACCACAAGCAGTTGGGGATTATGTACCTGTGGACGGGACTGTTTTTCTTTTTGGTAGGTGGCTTGGAGGCTATGCTTATGCGTTTGCAATTGGCTTGGCCGGAGCTTAATCTGCTTGGCCCGGAGGCTTATAACCAACTCTTTACCATGCACGGCACTACTATGGTGTTTTTGGTGCTGATGCCTACGCTGATCGGTTTGGCCACTTATTTCTTGCCGTTGATGATTGGTGCGAACGAGATGGCCTTTCCCCGATTGAACGCCATGAGCTTGTGGGTGACTATACTCGGTGGTTTCCTGCTAAATTTCAGCTTTTTGGCTGGCGGAGCGCCGGACGCCGGTTGGTTTAGCTATGCGCCTTTGAGCGAACAGAACTACTCTTTTTCCAATGGCTTGGATTATTATAGCATTGGCCTGATAGTGACGGGAATAGGCAGTATTGGGGCGGCGCTTAATTTTGTGGTGACTACGGTTACCATGCGGGTAAAAGGGATGGGCTTGGGCCGGTTGCCTTTGTTCGTCTGGATGGTTTTTATCAACAGTTTTCTTATCCTGGCCGCTTTTCCGTTGCTCAACGCCGGTTTGTTTATGCTTTTGATCGACCGCCAATTGGGAGCGCATTTCTTTTTGCCTTCCAGCGGAGGATCGGCTTTGCTTTGGCAACATTTCTTTTGGGCTTTTGGGCACCCCGAGGTGTATATTCTTGCGTTGCCGGGTTTTGGGATTATCTCCGAAGTCATTCCGGTTTTCAGCAGAAAAAAGATTTACGGATACGGGACGCTGGCGGGCAGTACGGTGTTTATCGCTTTGTTGTCGTTTGGCGTTTGGGCCCACCATATGTTTGCGGCGGGCTTGGGAAACCCGGTGAACACCTTCTTTGCGGCGGGCAGTATGCTGATCGGAATTCCTACCGGAATAAAAATAGTGAACTGGATAGCTACGATGTGGGGCGGAGCGGTGTATTTCTCCACGTCCATGCTCTTCGCTTTGGCGTTTATCGTTGACTTTACGCTTGGAGGATTGAGTGGAGTGGCCTTCGCCATCGTGCCGATCGACTGGCGAGTGACGGATACGTATTTTGTGGTGGCGCATATCCATTATGTTTTCTTGGGCGGGACGCTGTTCACAATATTCGCCGGTATATATTATTGGTTTCCCAAAATCAGCGGACGTATGCTCTCCGAGCGTCTGGGCAAGTGGCATTTCTGGCTCTTTCTGCTTGGCTTCAATATGACATTTTTGTTCCAGCACTTATTGGGCATGATGGGCATGCCCCGGCGGGTTTACACTTATCCGGATTTGCCTTGGTACGGGATTCTCAACTTTATCTCTACCGTTGGCGCGGCGATGATGGGCGTGGCTATGTTGATCTTTATCTGGAATATTTTCCATAGCCTAAGAAAAGGGGTGAAAGCGGACAAAAATCCGTGGGGAGCCTGGACCTTGGAATGGCACGCGTCGTCTCCGCCGAGTTTGAAAAACTTCGGCGAGCTGTCGCCGGTACGGACCGAGAGAGCATTGTTGGATTGGGAAGAAGACAAAAAGAATTAG
- a CDS encoding discoidin domain-containing protein → MKNRLLLGTLILAGTIFSCDQEDDIYVVPETEVTTKTGVHVMNDLSQYWTPNLMGQEGSVFSEFIDFGSQQSVSHSIAVPERLKSSLSTVSVLNVFVNVDNGNSYSDEDILSYFTQLENGGALAIFGMGDGMESKASANELASRFGFSYASELTPGSLEGKNLRSFNNGYALELTEGDWEVLLEAGGMPVCAVRDFGEGKVFASGIDLFGNEKVEANYQFYQDLLGKISVNKQGFASSDKFRPSIAPEIEIENDGSKLSVNNFQFEKAKNISTLFGEIAPEMEAWTGVPKAKEGAVKINVLPTGINSSLFGENMLTVGAYYENEEEMRYRLAELVHGVWSLPNNEPFGDNAFGMYAAYKVLERLGVSGARDKVQSYIDKAKADERYREFDPVNMTEEQQMGYPEELRIGKYLFFLDSLEKAYPDVDIIQGYYDQKRNNLPSYEGFVFTPHDHMWLFGNVVGDEEFLMNVKKNMGYALDSELIRNPAAYERIELDPTFWSAHSDYTRQEAKHHESKMFDDDGGTVWQTDWQNSSFVYPHIITIDMKQTSKVMGFRYLPRTQYKDHISDMDVFVSLDSENWTKVAKYIWPGSYSSDWKEFYCSEFKEARYVKIQINGAYRESNWQKYSNIAEFRVFAVAPEGETEEE, encoded by the coding sequence ATGAAGAATAGACTTTTACTAGGAACCTTGATCCTGGCGGGAACCATTTTTTCCTGTGATCAAGAGGATGATATATACGTTGTGCCAGAAACTGAGGTGACAACAAAAACGGGTGTTCACGTAATGAACGACCTGTCTCAATACTGGACTCCAAACTTGATGGGCCAAGAAGGCTCCGTTTTTAGTGAATTTATTGATTTTGGAAGCCAGCAGAGCGTTTCGCATTCTATTGCCGTACCGGAAAGGTTAAAATCAAGCCTCTCAACGGTGAGTGTGTTAAACGTGTTTGTGAATGTCGATAATGGAAACTCATATAGTGACGAAGACATTCTCTCCTACTTTACGCAATTGGAGAATGGCGGAGCGCTGGCCATATTTGGTATGGGAGACGGAATGGAGTCAAAGGCTTCGGCGAACGAACTGGCTTCCCGTTTCGGTTTTAGTTACGCATCGGAATTAACCCCGGGATCACTTGAAGGCAAAAACCTTCGTTCGTTTAATAATGGCTATGCCTTGGAGTTGACAGAAGGGGACTGGGAAGTGTTGCTTGAGGCCGGGGGGATGCCTGTCTGTGCGGTTAGGGATTTTGGTGAAGGTAAAGTGTTTGCGTCGGGCATTGACTTGTTTGGTAACGAGAAGGTTGAGGCCAACTACCAATTTTATCAGGATTTGTTGGGCAAGATTTCCGTTAACAAACAGGGATTTGCCAGTTCAGATAAATTTAGACCGTCTATAGCTCCTGAAATTGAGATCGAAAATGATGGAAGTAAGCTTTCGGTTAATAACTTCCAATTTGAGAAGGCTAAGAATATCAGTACGTTGTTCGGAGAAATAGCTCCTGAAATGGAAGCTTGGACGGGAGTGCCTAAAGCAAAAGAGGGAGCCGTAAAGATTAATGTATTGCCTACGGGGATCAACAGTAGCCTTTTCGGAGAAAATATGCTTACCGTAGGAGCCTATTATGAAAATGAGGAAGAAATGCGCTACCGCTTGGCGGAGTTGGTGCACGGTGTCTGGTCTTTGCCCAATAACGAGCCCTTTGGGGATAATGCTTTTGGTATGTATGCCGCCTATAAAGTGTTGGAACGCCTGGGCGTAAGCGGTGCCCGAGACAAAGTTCAAAGCTATATTGACAAAGCCAAAGCGGATGAGCGTTATCGTGAGTTCGATCCCGTTAACATGACGGAAGAACAGCAGATGGGCTACCCGGAGGAATTGAGAATAGGAAAGTATTTGTTCTTCTTGGATTCGTTGGAAAAAGCCTACCCTGATGTCGATATCATACAGGGGTATTATGACCAAAAAAGGAATAACCTGCCAAGTTATGAAGGGTTTGTGTTCACTCCCCATGATCATATGTGGTTGTTCGGAAACGTTGTGGGCGATGAGGAGTTCCTGATGAATGTTAAGAAAAATATGGGGTACGCTCTAGACAGTGAATTGATTCGTAATCCTGCCGCATATGAGCGTATAGAGCTTGATCCGACTTTCTGGAGTGCGCATTCCGATTATACGCGTCAGGAAGCCAAACACCATGAAAGCAAAATGTTTGACGACGACGGAGGGACAGTTTGGCAAACGGACTGGCAGAACAGTTCTTTTGTTTATCCGCATATCATTACTATTGACATGAAGCAGACCTCTAAAGTGATGGGATTCCGTTACTTGCCGAGGACACAGTACAAAGACCATATTTCTGACATGGATGTCTTTGTCAGCTTGGACAGTGAGAATTGGACAAAAGTGGCCAAATATATCTGGCCTGGATCTTATAGTTCCGACTGGAAGGAATTTTATTGTTCCGAGTTTAAAGAGGCTCGTTATGTTAAAATCCAGATTAATGGGGCGTACAGGGAATCAAATTGGCAGAAGTATTCCAATATAGCTGAATTCCGGGTATTTGCGGTGGCTCCTGAAGGAGAGACAGAAGAGGAGTAG